From the genome of Methanothrix soehngenii GP6:
GATATCATATATTTCCGGTAACGCCCTTGGGCATGTGTTATGATGGCTCCCAAAAGCTGCAAGAGAGCTATAAGAGCCTGGGGTATGGCTCAGTTTATATGTACGATCCCAGTGGATTTGACAGCCGGGGACATCTCTGGGTGGTTGTGGAGGACAATGATGCTCCCGATACCTGGCTGGCAGTGGATAGTTATTACGGGCCTATTACAGAGGACGATTATTATTACCAGGCTCAGTATAGCTTTGCGGATTTCAAATACCTCGAATCAATCAATCCCCAATGGAGGCTGGCCTAATATAATATAAGTGCATTGAGACCGTGCGGCGTGCATTTCCGCTATTTGAAGCCATTTGCTGAAGGATCGATGATGAATCCGGGCATGACATTGTGTCAGGAGTCCTACCGGAAACTTGAAATGTGGTACTGACATAATTATAAATTATTAGTATGGGAATAACGAGGGCTCGATGAGAATTGATTCGCTGGTGAGGATCGCATTATGCGCTTTGATTGCGATGAATTGCGTTCTTGGTGCAGGATTTGCCGAGCTCGATATCAATATCGATGATCGTGTTAATCTGAGCTATGCGAATCTCTCGGCAATGGATCTCGCCGGAGCACATTTGAATCAGTCTGATCTGCAGGGCTGCAACCTCAACGGGTCGAATCTGGATGGGGCGTATCTCCGATCGGCCTGGCTGATGGCATCTCATCTGAATGGCTCAACGCTGGAGAATGCAGATCTCACGGGCGCTGTTCTTACGGAAGCCGATCTCACGGGAGCGGATTTAACTGGTGCGAACCTAATACGGGTTCAAATGTCCAAAGCCAAGCTGAACGGGGCTCGCATTGTGAAAGCAGATCTAACCGAAGCAGACATATCCGATTCCGATCTGAGCGACGCTGATCTCACGGATGCCAGGCTTTTTCGAACGGATCTGAGTGGTGCCAAGCTTAAGGGAATCTATCTAACCAGTGCCAATATGATTGGAGCTCATATAAGCTGGGCCGATATGAGTGTTGCCTATTTATCCCAAGGTCAGTTCTCAAGAGCCGAGCTTTATAGTACTAATTTGAGCGGTTCGGACCTTAGCGATGCAGACTTTACCAGAGCTTATCTCATGAGATCCAATCTTACCGGCGCCAACATAGATTGGGCCGATATGGCCTATGCGGACCTGACTGAGGCCGTCTTAACTGGTGCAAGCTTGAAATCAGCCAAAATGCCTTACTCCGATCTTACCAAAGCGAATTTTACCGGAGCTGATTTATCCGAAGCCTATCTGGATGGAGCTATTCTTGCAGGAGCGACACTCAGGAATGCGAAGCTCGATAGAGTTAATCTGCGTGAAGTCGACCTGAGGGGACTGGAAATGGGGGGAGCATCCCTTAAGAATTCTGTCCTGACAGGAGTATTCATGGCCATGACGGATCTGGCCGGCGCCGACCTGAGAGATGCGACACTGGTTCAGGTTGAGATGACCGGAGCCAATTTGAGCAGCGCCAATCTGGAGCGAATCAAGTATGACCAGTTCACCCTTCAATCGCTGTCCAGAGCGGAACTGGATGGAGCCAAGATCTCCGAGGATCTGCGCTCTGACCTCAAATCACTACAAAGAGCCGCTTGATGTTCTGAAAGGGACTGTCTTTTTAAATTAAGAAAAGAACAAATTAATTATAGTAGTAATTGGAAAAGGTCTGTTATGGCTCGTTCACTGCTCAGATTGTCTCCTGGACTCTGCTTGCTTTTTATAACTCTAGTTGCATCATCCTCCGCACTGGAGGAAGAAGCCTCCCAGAAAATACTAATTTTTGCCTCGTATAACCCCGGATCGCCATGGACCGATTCCGTAGGCAATGAGATTAAAGATCAGCTATCTATTTACTATCCTGGAGCAGAATTCTCTTTTGAGTATATGGATACCAAAAGGCAGGAGCCTACTGAAGCCAGACTGAATAAATTGAAGAATTTATATAAAAATAAATATAAAGATCGTCACTATGATGTCATCACCTGTCTGGACGATGATGCATTTCAGTTCCTGCTCAACAACAGAGACGAGCTGTTTTCCAGCACTCCAGTTGTCTTTTGCGGAGTGGACTTCTTCGAAGACCAGATGCTGACGGCAGGGAAGAATTTCACCGGCGTGGTGGAGGCCTTTGATATACCAGGTACAATCTCTCTTATGCTAAAATTGCATCCCGATGCAAAGCAAATAGTCATAATCGATGACCAGACTGCCACCAGCAAGGCCAGCCAAGAGGCCATGAACCAGACCCTGTCCAGATTCAATACAATTGTCAGCTTCGTCATCTGGAATGACATGACAGTAGAAGAACTGCAGAGGAATGCTTCCGCTCTGCATGAGGGCAGCCTGATCCTTCTTCTTAATTATAATAATGACCGGGAAGGACGAGCAGTAACCCACGAAGAGAGCGCATGGATCCTGAGAAGCGCAAGCTCGGTTCCAATTTACGGTACCCGGGATGTCTATATGGGCTTCGGTGTGCTTGGAGGAGCGATCATTACCGGTC
Proteins encoded in this window:
- a CDS encoding pentapeptide repeat-containing protein, encoding MRIDSLVRIALCALIAMNCVLGAGFAELDINIDDRVNLSYANLSAMDLAGAHLNQSDLQGCNLNGSNLDGAYLRSAWLMASHLNGSTLENADLTGAVLTEADLTGADLTGANLIRVQMSKAKLNGARIVKADLTEADISDSDLSDADLTDARLFRTDLSGAKLKGIYLTSANMIGAHISWADMSVAYLSQGQFSRAELYSTNLSGSDLSDADFTRAYLMRSNLTGANIDWADMAYADLTEAVLTGASLKSAKMPYSDLTKANFTGADLSEAYLDGAILAGATLRNAKLDRVNLREVDLRGLEMGGASLKNSVLTGVFMAMTDLAGADLRDATLVQVEMTGANLSSANLERIKYDQFTLQSLSRAELDGAKISEDLRSDLKSLQRAA